From Ignatzschineria sp. RMDPL8A, a single genomic window includes:
- the tsaA gene encoding tRNA (N6-threonylcarbamoyladenosine(37)-N6)-methyltransferase TrmO: MEIDPIAHIKGCYPEKFGIPRQPSLVPEAEATIIFEKPYRHENFIRGIEAHSHLWLTFGFHKNTWHEGQAMVRPQRLGGNKKMGVFATRSSFRPNGLGLSAVKIKRVDYERVEIVISGHDLVNGTPIYCIKPYIPYSDSILDATSDFAEEAPPKFNVRFSDEAEKTLTILAGRYPQLKPLIEGVVAQDPTPKFHKDPERIYGVLLYEFNIRFKRDPLDEMDGFLVLSIERNLK, translated from the coding sequence GTGGAGATTGATCCCATTGCCCACATTAAAGGTTGTTATCCGGAAAAGTTTGGCATTCCTCGTCAGCCAAGTTTAGTGCCGGAGGCGGAAGCGACCATTATTTTTGAAAAGCCGTATCGTCATGAAAATTTTATCCGCGGCATTGAGGCGCATTCCCATCTGTGGCTCACCTTTGGTTTTCATAAAAACACTTGGCATGAAGGGCAGGCGATGGTGCGCCCACAGCGGCTTGGCGGGAATAAAAAGATGGGGGTCTTTGCAACGCGCAGCTCCTTTCGCCCGAATGGATTAGGGCTATCAGCGGTAAAGATTAAACGGGTTGATTATGAGCGCGTGGAGATTGTTATTTCAGGCCATGATCTTGTCAATGGTACGCCGATCTACTGCATTAAACCCTATATTCCCTATAGCGATTCAATTTTAGATGCCACGAGCGATTTTGCTGAAGAGGCGCCGCCTAAATTTAATGTGCGCTTTAGCGATGAGGCGGAAAAAACGCTCACGATTTTAGCGGGGCGCTATCCTCAGTTAAAACCTTTAATTGAAGGGGTGGTTGCGCAAGACCCAACGCCTAAATTCCATAAAGATCCGGAGCGGATTTATGGCGTGTTACTTTATGAGTTTAATATTCGCTTTAAGCGCGATCCTTTAGATGAGATGGACGGATTTTTAGTCCTTTCCATTGAGCGCAATCTGAAATAG
- a CDS encoding bifunctional (p)ppGpp synthetase/guanosine-3',5'-bis(diphosphate) 3'-pyrophosphohydrolase, which yields MSKTITLADLQSWLAEQKTEWKPEHYDSIITYAEHPLYKRALETAYLLDRMHVTTVPQASAIFFVLGIPQEEQPEDLRKFIDNLFTLNKLSSFSTLQERSKSQETLRKMLLALADDVRAIVVMIAYQVILMRNARDFDPETQRLIAKNTAAIFAPLANRLGLARLKWELEDFSLRFLEPDTYKQLASKLDGKRKDREAYIEKIIERLKSLLGENGIEGSVSGRVKHIYSIWKKMTKKNIDFDELFDVRAVRIMVDDVATCYAVLGLVHELWTPIPKEFDDYIANPKPNGYQSLHTAVLGPENKTLEIQIRTYQMHENAELGVAAHWRYKEGSGASIDQKHLNWFRDFLHKELEEHEEINEDELEEGVFDDYVYVMTPAGEPIELMRGSTPLDFAYKIHTDLGHRCRGAKVNGKIVPLTYVLNNQDKVEILAGKQLQPSRDWMSPYLGYTFSNRTRAKVRAWFKAQHQENNLQAGKQMLEKELTKLNIHLAPEELQRLASRLHFGGVNELYSNIGSGDVTLNQVLTRLPSFDKQKKEEVTPDSIVRPKSKDMDTQKGVQVRGVGSLLINMATCCRPAPPDLIGGYITLNRGVSIHRINCSNYQNMLEQNPERRIDVDWGLESEQTVLANLHVTAAPSSDVLKEVSVLASNEGLKITGMTMKSDQNDSLLLDFTLEISHLDQLSRLLERLMQIPDIIEAYRT from the coding sequence GTGTCTAAAACGATTACACTAGCTGACCTACAAAGCTGGTTGGCAGAGCAGAAAACAGAGTGGAAACCAGAACATTACGATTCGATTATCACCTACGCTGAGCACCCGCTCTATAAGCGCGCGCTGGAGACGGCGTATTTGCTTGATCGAATGCATGTCACCACGGTTCCGCAGGCCTCTGCGATTTTTTTCGTTTTAGGGATTCCTCAAGAGGAACAGCCGGAGGATCTGCGCAAATTTATTGATAATCTCTTTACGTTAAATAAATTGAGTTCATTTTCAACGCTTCAAGAGCGCTCAAAATCTCAAGAGACGTTGCGTAAGATGTTGCTCGCGCTGGCCGATGATGTTCGGGCCATTGTGGTGATGATCGCCTATCAGGTGATCTTAATGCGAAATGCGCGGGATTTTGATCCTGAAACCCAGCGCCTCATTGCAAAAAATACCGCCGCAATTTTTGCGCCGCTTGCTAATCGTCTGGGCCTTGCTCGCTTAAAGTGGGAGCTTGAGGATTTTAGCCTGCGTTTTTTAGAGCCCGATACCTATAAGCAACTTGCGTCAAAACTCGACGGTAAGCGGAAAGATCGGGAAGCCTATATCGAGAAAATTATCGAACGACTTAAATCGCTCCTAGGTGAAAATGGCATCGAAGGCTCGGTATCCGGGCGGGTAAAACATATCTACAGCATCTGGAAAAAGATGACGAAAAAGAACATCGATTTTGATGAGCTGTTTGATGTGCGTGCGGTGAGAATTATGGTGGACGATGTGGCCACCTGTTACGCTGTTTTGGGGCTTGTGCATGAATTGTGGACGCCGATTCCCAAAGAGTTTGATGACTATATCGCTAACCCTAAACCCAATGGATATCAATCTCTGCATACGGCCGTTTTGGGGCCTGAAAATAAAACCCTTGAGATCCAGATTCGGACCTATCAAATGCATGAAAATGCTGAATTAGGGGTGGCGGCTCATTGGCGCTATAAAGAGGGTAGTGGTGCGTCGATCGATCAAAAACATCTCAATTGGTTCCGCGATTTTCTCCATAAAGAGCTCGAAGAGCACGAGGAGATTAATGAAGATGAGCTTGAAGAGGGTGTATTTGACGATTATGTCTATGTGATGACGCCAGCGGGTGAACCGATCGAATTGATGCGCGGGTCAACGCCACTTGATTTTGCTTATAAAATCCATACCGATCTTGGGCATCGTTGCCGTGGGGCGAAGGTCAATGGCAAGATTGTGCCGCTTACCTATGTGCTCAATAATCAAGACAAGGTGGAGATTTTAGCGGGGAAACAGCTTCAGCCAAGTCGCGATTGGATGTCGCCTTATTTGGGCTATACCTTTTCCAATCGTACGCGGGCAAAAGTACGCGCGTGGTTTAAAGCACAGCACCAAGAGAATAATCTTCAAGCCGGAAAACAGATGCTTGAAAAAGAGCTCACGAAACTCAATATTCATCTCGCGCCTGAAGAGTTGCAGCGCCTTGCGAGCCGACTTCATTTTGGTGGAGTGAATGAACTCTATTCCAATATTGGCTCTGGCGATGTGACACTCAATCAGGTGTTAACGCGTCTTCCTTCCTTTGATAAACAGAAAAAAGAGGAAGTGACACCGGATTCCATTGTTCGTCCGAAATCGAAAGATATGGATACCCAAAAGGGTGTTCAAGTGCGAGGCGTGGGGAGTCTGCTCATCAATATGGCGACCTGTTGCCGTCCTGCGCCGCCGGATTTGATCGGGGGCTATATCACGCTCAACCGCGGGGTGAGTATTCACCGAATTAACTGTTCGAACTATCAAAATATGCTTGAGCAAAATCCAGAGCGCCGCATTGATGTTGATTGGGGACTTGAGAGTGAGCAAACCGTGCTCGCGAATCTCCACGTGACTGCTGCGCCCTCATCGGATGTATTAAAAGAGGTGAGTGTGCTTGCGTCAAACGAGGGGCTTAAAATTACCGGCATGACGATGAAGAGCGACCAAAATGATAGTCTATTACTTGATTTTACCCTTGAGATTAGTCATTTAGATCAGCTAAGCCGACTCTTGGAGCGCTTAATGCAGATCCCCGATATTATTGAAGCATATCGAACGTAG
- the glyA gene encoding serine hydroxymethyltransferase: MFTKRSLNEFDPELYQSVINENQRQEDHVELIASENYCSPLVMELQGSQLTNKYAEGYPGKRYYGGCEFVDIAESLAIERAKKLFGADYANVQPHSGSQANGAVYLALLNAGDTVLGMSLDHGGHLTHGAKVNFSGRTYNAVSYGINDEGLIDYDELEALALEHKPKMIVAGFSAYSQKLDFARFREIADKVGAYLFVDMAHVAGLIAAGLYPNPVPFADVVTTTTHKTLRGPRGGLILAKANPEIEKKLNSAVFPGIQGGPLMHVIAAKAVAFLEALQPEFKTYQEQVIKNAKTMATVFQSRGYKIVSSGTENHLMLVDLIDRGLTGKEADAALGRAHITVNKNSVPNDPQSPFVTSGIRVGTPAITTRGFKEQETELLTNWICDVLDNVNDDEVIEHIAKNVQGLCRKFPVYEN; the protein is encoded by the coding sequence ATGTTTACAAAACGCTCTCTAAATGAGTTTGATCCGGAACTCTATCAATCAGTTATCAACGAAAACCAACGCCAAGAAGACCATGTTGAACTGATTGCCTCAGAAAACTACTGTTCACCCCTCGTAATGGAGCTCCAAGGCTCTCAATTAACCAACAAATATGCCGAAGGCTATCCTGGCAAACGCTACTACGGCGGTTGTGAATTTGTGGATATTGCAGAAAGCCTAGCGATCGAACGCGCGAAAAAACTCTTCGGAGCGGATTATGCAAACGTTCAACCTCACTCAGGTTCACAAGCAAACGGCGCGGTCTATTTAGCGCTTTTAAACGCTGGTGATACGGTTTTAGGCATGAGCCTTGATCACGGTGGTCACTTAACGCACGGCGCAAAAGTAAACTTCTCAGGCCGTACCTACAATGCAGTATCATACGGCATTAACGATGAAGGGTTAATCGATTACGATGAGCTTGAAGCCCTCGCACTTGAGCACAAACCTAAAATGATCGTGGCAGGCTTCTCTGCATACTCTCAAAAACTTGATTTCGCACGCTTCCGCGAGATCGCTGATAAAGTTGGCGCATACCTTTTTGTGGATATGGCACACGTTGCCGGTTTAATCGCCGCAGGCCTCTATCCAAACCCTGTTCCCTTTGCAGACGTTGTGACAACCACCACGCACAAAACCCTTCGCGGTCCACGTGGCGGTCTGATTCTTGCGAAAGCCAATCCTGAGATTGAGAAAAAACTTAACTCAGCGGTATTCCCTGGCATTCAAGGCGGTCCTTTAATGCATGTGATCGCAGCCAAAGCGGTAGCATTCTTAGAAGCGCTTCAGCCTGAATTTAAAACCTATCAAGAACAAGTGATCAAAAACGCTAAAACGATGGCCACCGTATTCCAATCACGCGGTTATAAAATCGTTTCAAGCGGCACTGAAAATCACCTCATGCTCGTTGATCTCATCGATCGCGGTTTAACCGGTAAAGAAGCGGACGCAGCCCTTGGTCGCGCGCACATTACTGTGAACAAAAACAGCGTACCTAACGATCCACAATCTCCATTTGTGACCTCAGGCATTCGCGTTGGAACGCCAGCTATCACTACTCGCGGATTTAAAGAGCAAGAAACCGAACTCTTAACCAACTGGATCTGTGACGTATTAGACAATGTGAACGACGACGAAGTGATCGAACACATCGCGAAAAATGTACAGGGTCTTTGCCGTAAATTCCCCGTATACGAAAACTAA
- a CDS encoding protein-L-isoaspartate O-methyltransferase, translating to MQVERKYDADEAQANMIEQLLRPWNVLNQRVLDVFKIIPRDRFVPDEYLPIAYSEMRIPLNEKVKMLSPIIEGRLLQELRIDHHDRVLVIGSGSGFLTACCATLGDHVVAVDLDLKMHDTAKKAFEELDVENVELKILDVSKSVDGLGQFDAILVTGSLSEVPEEWYSLLREGGRLLAVVGQENAMSATLHYKYADDIRKEPVFETQLERLVGFEDKEEFVF from the coding sequence ATGCAGGTAGAGAGAAAATATGATGCAGATGAAGCTCAAGCGAACATGATTGAGCAGCTGTTAAGACCTTGGAATGTCTTAAACCAACGGGTGTTGGATGTTTTTAAAATTATCCCACGTGACCGATTTGTGCCAGATGAGTATCTACCTATTGCCTATTCAGAAATGCGCATTCCTCTGAATGAAAAAGTGAAAATGCTCTCACCGATTATCGAAGGTCGTTTACTGCAAGAACTTCGCATTGATCATCACGATCGTGTGTTAGTGATTGGTTCAGGAAGCGGTTTTTTAACGGCGTGTTGCGCAACGTTAGGCGATCATGTTGTAGCAGTCGATCTTGATCTTAAAATGCACGACACCGCGAAAAAAGCCTTTGAAGAGTTAGACGTTGAAAATGTTGAGCTGAAAATTTTAGATGTCTCAAAATCGGTAGATGGCTTAGGTCAATTTGATGCGATTTTGGTCACCGGTTCACTTTCAGAAGTGCCGGAAGAGTGGTATTCTCTACTTCGCGAAGGCGGCCGTTTGCTTGCGGTTGTGGGTCAAGAGAACGCAATGAGTGCCACCTTACATTACAAATATGCCGATGACATTCGTAAAGAACCGGTATTTGAAACCCAATTAGAGCGCTTAGTCGGCTTTGAAGATAAGGAAGAATTTGTATTCTAA
- the parC gene encoding DNA topoisomerase IV subunit A — MGSLANQNYEVRSMAEFAEEAYLDYSMYVILDRALPYIGDGLKPVQRRIIYAMSELGLSASSKHKKSARTVGDVLGKYHPHGDSACYEAMVLMAQPFSYRYPLVDGQGNFGSLDNPKSFAAMRYTESKLSPYAELLLKELGEGTVDWVPNFDGSLDEPSLLPARVPNILLNGGSGIAVGMATDIPPHNLNEVVKGTCALLDNPELTLKQLTKYIPAPDYPTGGEIITPKEDLLKIYERGIGSVRVRARYRIEEGAIVIYELPYQVSGEKIQLDIAAQMQAKKLPMIDDIRDESDHDEPVRIVLMPRSNRVDTEMVMNHLFATTDLEKSFRVNLNMIGRDLRPQVKGLLSILTEWIDFRRDTVIKRLNFHRERIEKRLHLLEGLLIAFLNIDEVIQIIRFEDEPKAALMERFALTETQANYVLETRLRQLARLEEMKIRAEEDELRRELENIMAHLNSPQKINELIKSELVADAEKYGDKRRSKLVEREAAEAIDEAALVSNEPVMVVMSKMGWVRAAKTLDIDPEGLNYKTGDGYLTSCIGRNNQQLVLFDSTGRSYSTEAYTLPTARSTGEPITTRINLDDGAKIEQVILDQPDSHYLLSSTSGYGFVCQYEDMLTRQKNGKSLINLDKGAVLLPPRKVTDLNNQYVMAISDTGRVLVVKMSEIPVMARGKGNQMIHMPGAVFKKGKDHLAASIVLSEGDSVTIEYGKRQFTMPPSEWLTLLDERGKRGKEIRMNLKVKAIYIANPEG, encoded by the coding sequence ATGGGAAGTTTAGCGAATCAAAACTATGAAGTTCGTTCCATGGCAGAATTTGCCGAAGAAGCATATCTCGATTACTCGATGTATGTGATTTTAGACCGTGCATTGCCCTATATTGGCGATGGTCTAAAACCGGTACAGCGCCGGATTATCTATGCCATGAGTGAGCTCGGTTTAAGCGCGAGTTCAAAGCATAAAAAGTCCGCGCGGACGGTCGGGGATGTGCTTGGTAAATATCATCCTCACGGCGACAGTGCCTGTTATGAAGCGATGGTCTTGATGGCGCAACCTTTCTCCTATCGTTATCCGCTTGTCGATGGGCAAGGAAACTTCGGTTCGCTCGATAATCCCAAATCCTTTGCGGCGATGCGGTATACCGAATCAAAGCTCTCTCCTTACGCTGAACTTCTCTTAAAAGAGCTCGGCGAGGGAACGGTTGATTGGGTGCCAAACTTTGATGGTTCTCTCGATGAGCCCTCATTATTGCCGGCGCGTGTTCCCAATATTCTCCTCAATGGCGGATCGGGAATTGCAGTGGGAATGGCGACCGATATTCCCCCTCATAATTTAAATGAGGTGGTGAAGGGTACCTGTGCGCTGCTTGATAATCCTGAGCTCACGCTAAAACAGCTTACTAAATATATTCCAGCTCCGGATTATCCGACGGGCGGTGAGATCATTACGCCGAAAGAGGACCTCTTAAAAATTTACGAGCGCGGAATAGGTTCGGTGCGGGTGCGGGCGCGCTATCGCATTGAAGAGGGCGCGATTGTGATTTATGAGCTCCCGTATCAGGTTTCAGGAGAGAAAATCCAGCTCGATATTGCCGCGCAAATGCAGGCGAAAAAGCTGCCGATGATTGATGATATTCGCGATGAATCGGATCATGATGAGCCGGTACGCATTGTGTTAATGCCTCGATCAAATCGGGTTGATACCGAGATGGTGATGAATCATCTTTTTGCCACCACTGATCTTGAAAAATCCTTCCGCGTGAATCTTAATATGATTGGCCGCGATCTGCGTCCACAAGTGAAAGGATTGCTCTCGATCTTAACGGAATGGATCGATTTTCGCCGTGATACGGTGATTAAACGCCTTAATTTCCATCGCGAGCGCATTGAGAAACGGCTTCACCTACTTGAAGGACTCTTAATTGCGTTCTTAAATATTGATGAAGTGATCCAAATTATCCGCTTTGAAGATGAGCCAAAAGCGGCCTTAATGGAGCGCTTTGCACTAACGGAAACGCAAGCAAACTATGTGCTTGAAACGCGCTTACGCCAATTAGCTCGCTTAGAAGAGATGAAGATTCGCGCGGAAGAAGATGAGTTACGCCGTGAACTTGAAAATATTATGGCACATCTTAATAGCCCGCAAAAAATCAATGAATTGATTAAATCTGAATTGGTGGCTGATGCGGAGAAATATGGTGATAAACGCCGCTCGAAATTGGTGGAGCGGGAAGCCGCGGAAGCGATTGATGAAGCAGCGCTTGTTTCCAATGAACCGGTGATGGTGGTGATGTCGAAAATGGGGTGGGTGCGCGCAGCAAAAACCCTCGATATCGATCCAGAAGGGCTCAATTATAAGACGGGCGATGGTTATCTCACCTCGTGCATCGGGCGTAATAATCAGCAGCTCGTACTCTTTGATAGTACCGGTAGAAGCTACAGCACCGAAGCCTACACGCTCCCAACGGCGCGAAGTACTGGCGAGCCGATCACAACGCGAATTAATCTCGATGATGGGGCGAAAATTGAGCAGGTAATTCTCGATCAGCCCGATTCTCACTATCTGTTATCTTCGACGAGCGGTTATGGGTTTGTGTGCCAATATGAGGATATGCTCACCCGCCAGAAAAATGGTAAATCGCTCATTAACCTTGATAAGGGTGCCGTGCTACTTCCACCACGGAAAGTCACCGATCTTAACAATCAATATGTGATGGCGATTAGCGATACTGGTCGCGTGTTGGTGGTGAAAATGAGTGAGATCCCGGTGATGGCGCGCGGTAAGGGTAATCAGATGATTCATATGCCTGGCGCGGTTTTCAAAAAAGGGAAAGATCATTTAGCCGCATCGATCGTACTTTCTGAGGGCGACTCGGTGACGATTGAATATGGTAAACGCCAATTTACCATGCCACCGTCTGAGTGGTTAACGCTTCTCGATGAGCGCGGAAAACGCGGGAAAGAGATCCGGATGAATCTCAAAGTAAAAGCGATTTATATTGCAAATCCAGAAGGATAA
- a CDS encoding 50S ribosomal protein L25/general stress protein Ctc, which produces MSNYIFEGTLRGDLGKGASRRLRREGNIPAIVYGADKDAVSIVLNHNEVLKCFRAEDIFTSIVTIKVDGQEDKAILRDVQRHPFKPLITHLDFMRVRADEAIVVEIPVVFLNEEKAHGVVHGNGQVLQHLASVAVSCLPLDLPNVIELDIEALELDGILHISDLPKLEGVEYVDIMNPEEMNDQPVVSIVEARVYEDADDEEADDADAEEADDAEEASEEDAE; this is translated from the coding sequence ATGTCAAATTATATTTTTGAAGGTACCTTACGTGGTGACTTAGGGAAAGGAGCGAGCCGCCGCCTACGCCGCGAAGGGAACATTCCTGCGATCGTTTATGGTGCGGATAAAGACGCTGTAAGCATTGTTTTAAACCACAACGAAGTTTTAAAATGCTTCCGTGCAGAAGATATCTTCACAAGCATCGTAACGATTAAAGTTGACGGTCAAGAAGATAAAGCGATCTTAAGAGATGTTCAACGCCATCCATTCAAACCATTAATTACACATCTTGACTTCATGCGCGTACGTGCTGATGAAGCAATCGTGGTTGAAATCCCTGTTGTATTCTTAAACGAAGAGAAAGCACACGGTGTGGTTCACGGTAACGGACAAGTGTTACAGCACTTAGCATCAGTGGCTGTTTCATGTTTACCGCTTGACCTTCCAAACGTAATCGAACTTGATATCGAAGCGTTAGAATTAGATGGTATCCTTCACATTTCAGACCTTCCAAAACTTGAAGGTGTTGAGTATGTTGACATCATGAACCCTGAAGAAATGAACGACCAACCTGTTGTGTCAATCGTTGAAGCACGCGTTTATGAAGATGCAGATGATGAAGAAGCAGACGACGCAGACGCGGAAGAAGCTGATGACGCAGAAGAAGCATCAGAAGAGGATGCAGAGTAA
- the pth gene encoding aminoacyl-tRNA hydrolase, whose amino-acid sequence MIKLIVGLGNPGPDYTKTRHNAGFWFIDAIRNSDLSPSNRFKGSVGEMMIGSQKVYLLTPDTYMNKSGESVLALAHFYKILPEEILVVHDELDLPPGTVRFKRGGGHGGHNGLKSIVSHLGSNNFLRLRIGIGHPGHASMVANYVLKKAPKEEEDQIFDSIYRARQLLADFVSGNYEQAMNELHRK is encoded by the coding sequence ATGATTAAACTAATTGTTGGACTGGGCAATCCCGGTCCCGATTATACGAAAACCCGCCATAATGCGGGTTTTTGGTTTATAGATGCGATCAGAAATAGTGATCTTTCCCCGAGTAACCGTTTCAAAGGTTCGGTCGGCGAGATGATGATTGGATCGCAAAAAGTCTACCTATTAACGCCGGATACCTACATGAATAAAAGTGGGGAGTCGGTGTTAGCGCTCGCGCATTTTTATAAAATCTTACCAGAAGAGATTTTAGTGGTGCACGATGAGCTTGATCTCCCTCCTGGAACGGTACGTTTTAAGCGTGGCGGCGGGCATGGCGGTCATAACGGTCTTAAAAGCATTGTGAGTCATTTAGGCTCAAACAACTTCCTGCGTCTACGCATTGGGATTGGGCATCCCGGGCACGCCTCGATGGTGGCCAATTATGTGCTCAAAAAAGCGCCTAAAGAGGAAGAAGATCAAATTTTCGATAGCATCTATCGAGCAAGACAACTGCTTGCGGATTTTGTAAGCGGGAATTATGAACAGGCGATGAATGAGCTTCATCGTAAGTAA
- the ychF gene encoding redox-regulated ATPase YchF, translated as MAIQCGIVGLPNVGKSTLFNALTNAGIDAENYPFCTIEPNVGRVYVPDPRIQPLVDIVKPERVQQTYMDFVDIAGLVAGASKGEGLGNQFLANIRETDAIAHVVRCFENDDIVHVAGKIDPIADIEVINTELALADLSSAEKGLQRLERVAKGGDKEAIAQVEILRDKVIPTLDEGKSIRSLDLSAEEKLLIRDFHFLTIKPIMYIANVNDDGFENNSFLDRVEEYAKNDNSFVVPICAAIEAEISQLEEEDKEMFLEDMGFDEPGLHRVIRAGYALLNLETYFTAGVKEVRAWTIKKGSTAPQAAGVIHTDFERGFIRAEVIAYDDYVAFGGESGAKEKGKMRLEGKEYIVNDGDVIHFRFNV; from the coding sequence ATGGCGATTCAATGTGGTATTGTCGGATTACCGAATGTTGGTAAATCAACACTCTTTAATGCGTTGACCAATGCGGGAATCGATGCAGAAAACTATCCATTCTGTACGATCGAACCGAACGTTGGGCGTGTTTATGTTCCCGATCCACGCATTCAGCCGCTTGTTGACATTGTTAAACCTGAGCGTGTTCAGCAAACCTATATGGATTTCGTGGATATCGCAGGACTTGTTGCGGGCGCGTCAAAAGGGGAAGGGTTAGGTAACCAGTTCCTAGCAAACATTCGTGAAACCGATGCGATTGCTCACGTGGTTCGCTGTTTTGAAAATGATGATATCGTGCACGTTGCCGGTAAAATCGATCCAATCGCTGATATCGAAGTGATCAATACTGAGCTTGCACTTGCAGACTTATCTTCCGCTGAAAAAGGGCTTCAACGTCTTGAGCGTGTGGCAAAAGGCGGTGATAAAGAGGCGATTGCGCAAGTTGAAATTCTGCGCGATAAAGTGATTCCAACGCTTGATGAGGGCAAAAGCATTCGCTCTCTTGATCTAAGCGCGGAAGAGAAATTGTTAATTCGTGATTTCCACTTTTTAACCATCAAACCGATCATGTATATCGCAAACGTGAACGACGATGGATTTGAAAATAATTCTTTCCTTGATCGCGTTGAAGAGTATGCGAAAAATGATAACTCATTCGTAGTGCCGATTTGCGCCGCGATTGAAGCTGAAATTTCGCAACTTGAGGAAGAAGATAAGGAGATGTTCCTTGAAGATATGGGCTTTGATGAGCCGGGTCTTCACCGCGTAATTCGCGCAGGATATGCGCTTTTAAACTTAGAAACGTACTTCACCGCAGGCGTTAAAGAAGTGCGCGCGTGGACCATTAAAAAAGGCTCAACAGCGCCTCAAGCTGCTGGTGTAATTCATACTGACTTTGAGCGCGGCTTTATCCGTGCAGAAGTGATCGCTTATGATGATTACGTGGCCTTTGGCGGCGAATCCGGTGCGAAAGAAAAAGGTAAAATGCGCTTAGAAGGAAAAGAATATATCGTGAATGATGGCGATGTAATTCACTTCCGTTTTAACGTGTAA
- the crcB gene encoding fluoride efflux transporter CrcB, whose product MIINVLVVALGSAIGGALRYGITFWQSRADLPFVLGTLSVNLLGGLLIGMLAYYFTAHSEHSLLKLLLITGFCGGLTTFSTFSLEVMEHLTTGQIALAGTVALMHLVGSVSATLFGFWLAKSCFS is encoded by the coding sequence ATGATTATTAATGTTTTGGTAGTCGCGCTCGGCTCTGCCATCGGGGGTGCACTTCGTTACGGCATCACCTTTTGGCAAAGTAGAGCCGATCTTCCCTTTGTGCTAGGCACGCTCAGCGTCAATCTTTTGGGCGGATTACTCATCGGGATGCTCGCCTATTATTTTACCGCTCACAGCGAACACTCTCTGTTAAAACTGCTATTAATCACCGGTTTTTGTGGCGGGCTCACCACCTTTTCAACCTTTTCGTTGGAAGTGATGGAGCATCTCACAACTGGCCAGATCGCTCTTGCGGGAACCGTCGCTTTAATGCATTTAGTGGGCTCTGTCAGTGCAACGCTTTTCGGGTTTTGGCTCGCTAAATCGTGCTTTTCCTAA
- the ddpX gene encoding D-alanyl-D-alanine dipeptidase gives MTSLVEITERSHPVKIELHYADERNFTGKPIYQTPRCFLHPDAEKMLNHAIEQADNLGLQFIIYDAYRPPKAQFVLWSHTPDPNFLADPHRGSPHSRGVAIDLTLADKKTGEILDMGTPFDSFDPKSWHYNYEVSREAQRNRLILLGIMTNAGFDNYQHEWWHYQLFKARETYPLVDDEWLGVNEYDWENLR, from the coding sequence ATGACGTCTTTAGTTGAAATTACCGAACGTTCTCACCCAGTGAAAATCGAACTTCACTATGCCGATGAGCGTAATTTTACTGGCAAACCGATCTACCAAACGCCCCGCTGTTTTCTCCATCCCGATGCGGAAAAAATGCTCAATCATGCAATTGAACAAGCGGATAATTTAGGGTTACAGTTTATCATTTACGATGCGTATCGTCCGCCTAAAGCGCAGTTTGTCCTCTGGTCCCATACCCCTGACCCTAACTTTTTAGCTGACCCTCATCGCGGTTCGCCCCACTCTCGCGGGGTTGCCATCGATCTAACTCTTGCAGATAAAAAGACCGGTGAGATCCTCGATATGGGCACGCCCTTTGATAGTTTTGATCCAAAATCGTGGCACTATAATTATGAAGTGAGCCGTGAAGCGCAGCGTAATCGCCTCATCTTGCTTGGCATTATGACCAACGCCGGCTTTGATAATTATCAGCACGAATGGTGGCATTATCAACTCTTTAAAGCGCGCGAAACTTATCCGCTTGTTGACGATGAATGGTTAGGCGTCAATGAATATGATTGGGAAAACCTGCGGTGA